The genomic region AAGGATCTTCCGCAATGCCGCACAAGCGTAACCCAATCGGTAGTGAAAACATTTCCGGTCTGTCCCGCGTCATTCGCGGACATATGGTATCGGCATACGAGAACGTAACGCTCTGGCATGAGCGCGACATCTCGCACTCTTCCGTAGAACGTATCATTCTGCCGGATGCAACGATGCTGCTGAACTACATGCTGAACCGTTTTGGTAACATCGTGAAGAACCTGACAGTGTTCCCTGAGAACATGAAACGCAACATGGAGCGCACCTACGGAGTACCATTCTCCGGTCGCATCATGACAAAGCTGATTGACAAAGGTTTCAGCCGCGAGCAAGCGTACGATACCGTTCAACCACGTGCGATGCAAGCATGGGAAGAGCAACGTCAGTTCCAGGATATCGTGAAATCCACACCGGAAATCACGGAAGTACTGAACGAAGAGGAAATCGCAGATGCATTCAACCCGTCATGGCACCTGAAGCACGTAGACACCATCTTCAAAAAGCTCGGTTTGAACGACTAATATATTAAGGCTTTGAATTATTCTATTCCCTAAAAGTATAGGTTGATTATGTGTTCACGCTGGAACGGAGAAGGCAGAAAAAACCTGAAGAAGCAAAGCGCTCGCCTTTATCCCCGGATTTTCACTTTGCAAAAGTGGAATCAAAAAATCTGGGGATAACAGCGATCGGAAGGTTGTTCTGCATTCGTAGTGGCCCCGCGTGAAGAGGGGAATTGGACGTATACTTTACATCTCCTGAAAGAAGGTGAGCCCATGGCACTGTCCACTGCGGCAGATCTCGTTAAAGCACCTCTGTTATATAAAGGAAAAGTACGTGAATTGTACGATCTGGGTGAACATTTTCTAATCGTGGTTACGGACCGTATCTCGGCATTTGATTATGTGCTGGACCCGGCAGTTCCCGAGAAAGGAAACGTACTGAATAAACTCAGCAGCTTCTGGTTTGAACTGACAGGTGACATGATGGAGAATCACGTCGTTCATACCGATGTGAATCAACTGGGTGATCTCATCACAGACCCTGAATTGCTCAAAGACCGCATCATGGTAACCCGCAAAGCAGAACGCATTGATATTGAGTGTGTTGTACGTGGATACATCACGGGTGGTGGATGGAGACAATATGAGACAAGCGGAGAAGTGAACGGGATCAAGTTGCCTGATGGACTTCGCAAAAACGCCAAGCTCGAAGTTCCCATTTTCACCCCGGCAGCCAAAAACGATGTTGGTCACGATGAAGACATCCCAATGGATCGCATGAAAGAACTGGTGGGAGACGCACTCGCAATTGAGCTTCAGGAAAAAAGCTTGCGCCTGTACGAATTCGCCCGTGATTACTGTGATCAGCGTGGCATCATTCTGGCAGATTGCAAATTCGAGTTCGGCATTGTGGATGGCAAGGTCATCCTAATTGACGAAATCTTCACTCCAGACGCTTCACGCTTCTGGGCCAAAGAGAATTACGAACTCGACATCGAGATCGACAGCATGGATAAAGAGCCAGTGCGCACCTATCTCGCCGGAACCGATTGGGACAAGAACAGCAAACCCGATCCACTCCCACAAGAGGTAGTTGAAGCAACAACCGCAAGATATGTCGATATTTATAACCGTTTAACGGCACAATAAATTTAATTGTTTTCATGTAATGGTTAGTCTAGACCATTACCCACCGTGCAACGTAAAGGTTTAGGCCTTTAAAAAAACGTCGCAAGGACTAGCGGAGGGGCGGAATTGTTCTTAAAGGAGCGATAGCGTTCGCCTTTGTCCCCGGGTTTTGACCGCACAGCGGTTCAAAACAATCAAAAAACCTGGGGACAACAAGTGACCGGAAAGAACAATCCGCCCCGGAGCAAGCTCCACACCCCATTTTTAACAGCATAAAGCATTTATCCCGTTCATTACTGAGGAGGAACATAAGGATCATGATCAAAGCAACCGTATATGTCACTATTAAGCAAAGCGTACTCGACCCGCAAGGCGTAGCTGTTCAAGGAGCCCTGCATTCCATGGGATTCAACGAAGTGGAAAGTGTACGGATCGGTAAAGTCATGGAATTGAACCTGGATACAACAGATCGTGCGGAAGCGGAGAAACGATTGAAAGTCATGTGTGAAAAGCTGCTGGCCAACACCGTTGTTGAAGATTACCGCTACGAATTGGAGGGTTAATCTCATGAAATTTGCAGTTCTTGTGTTCCCTGGCTCCAACTGCGACATCGACTGTTACAAGGCAGTGGAAGATGCCATTGGGCAAGAGGTTGATTATGTATGGCACACGGCTACAGATCTATCGGCTTATGATTGTATTTTGGTTCCGGGTGGTTTCTCTTATGGTGACTACCTGCGCTGCGGAGCGATTTCCCGCTTTGCACCGGTAATGAACGAGGTAGCGAAAGCTGCTGAACAAGGTAAATATATTTTGGGTATTTGCAACGGATTCCAGATCCTGACCGAAGCGGGATTGCTTCCAGGTGCATTGATCCGCAACACTTCCCTGAAATTCCGTTGTCACGATACAGTATTGAAAGTGGCGAATGCAGATACGCCATTTACACGTGACTATGCACCTGGCGAAGAGATTATCATCCCGATTGCTCACGGCGAAGGCAACTATTATTGCGACGAGGAGACGCTCGCGAGTCTGCAAGCGAACAACCAGATCGTATTTACGTATGGCAACAACCCGAACGGTTCCCTGGGTGATATTGCGGGAGTCTGTAACGAGGGTGGCAACGTGGTCGGCATGATGCCGCATCCAGAGCGTGCAGTGGACTCACTGCTAGGTTCGGAAGACGGCAAACGTATGTTTACATCTATTTTGAAAGCATGGAGGGATCGGCATGACGCAGCAGCTATCCGCTAAGGAACCGACAGCAGAACAGGTCGCAGAACATAAACTTTACGCACAAATGGGCGTATCTGACAGCGAGTATGCGCTGATCTGTGAGTTCATGGGGCGCAAGCCAAACTACACGGAAATTGGTGTGTTCAGTGTAATGTGGTCCGAGCACTGTGCTTATAAAAACTCCAAGCCATTGCTGCGCCGTTTCCCAACGTCTGGACCACGTGTCCTGATGGGACCTGGTGAAGGTGCCGGTATCGTGGATATCGGTGATAACCAGGCCGTGGTATTCAAAATTGAAAGCCATAACCATCCTTCCGCAGTTGAGCCTTATCAAGGTGCGGCAACAGGTGTGGGCGGCATTATCCGTGATATTTTCTCCATGGGTGCAAGACCGGTAGCAATACTGAACTCCCTTCGTTTCGGCAAGCTGGAGAGCGATCGCGTTAAATATTTGTTCGAGCATGTTGTATCGGGTATTGCCGGATACGGTAACTGTATCGGTATTCCTACCGTTGGTGGCGAAGTGATGTTTGATGAGAGCTATGAAGGCAATCCGCTGGTTAACGCCATGTGTGTGGGTCTGATTGATCATGAC from Paenibacillus sp. FSL R5-0341 harbors:
- a CDS encoding phosphoribosylaminoimidazolesuccinocarboxamide synthase; amino-acid sequence: MALSTAADLVKAPLLYKGKVRELYDLGEHFLIVVTDRISAFDYVLDPAVPEKGNVLNKLSSFWFELTGDMMENHVVHTDVNQLGDLITDPELLKDRIMVTRKAERIDIECVVRGYITGGGWRQYETSGEVNGIKLPDGLRKNAKLEVPIFTPAAKNDVGHDEDIPMDRMKELVGDALAIELQEKSLRLYEFARDYCDQRGIILADCKFEFGIVDGKVILIDEIFTPDASRFWAKENYELDIEIDSMDKEPVRTYLAGTDWDKNSKPDPLPQEVVEATTARYVDIYNRLTAQ
- the purS gene encoding phosphoribosylformylglycinamidine synthase subunit PurS, producing the protein MIKATVYVTIKQSVLDPQGVAVQGALHSMGFNEVESVRIGKVMELNLDTTDRAEAEKRLKVMCEKLLANTVVEDYRYELEG
- the purQ gene encoding phosphoribosylformylglycinamidine synthase subunit PurQ; amino-acid sequence: MKFAVLVFPGSNCDIDCYKAVEDAIGQEVDYVWHTATDLSAYDCILVPGGFSYGDYLRCGAISRFAPVMNEVAKAAEQGKYILGICNGFQILTEAGLLPGALIRNTSLKFRCHDTVLKVANADTPFTRDYAPGEEIIIPIAHGEGNYYCDEETLASLQANNQIVFTYGNNPNGSLGDIAGVCNEGGNVVGMMPHPERAVDSLLGSEDGKRMFTSILKAWRDRHDAAAIR